ACCCTGGAACGACGGTCTCTCCTTGATTTGCGTGGCTTGCGTCGAACTTGGAATATTCTTTCCATCAGTGTAAGGTCAGACACTTTAGGACCTAGTCGTTCATCTAATGGCGAACCCCTTTCATCTTGATTTCTACTGTGCGAAAGTGTTAGTAAtttgaatataaaattgAGTAAAAGGAGATTCTCAAAAGTAGAGgaaatgatttttgaaaagtatgAGTGCACCCGGACTAATTTGGTTTTCACAAGTTATACCTTTTAGATTTGCTCTTCTGAGCCTTTTCTTCTCGAGGATCACCGTGAAACAGATAATATCTCGAGTAAAGATGTGCGCTTTTAACCTTCTTGTCTCCGTAGCGGGCGTAACGTATTTTGAATTGACACGTCGGTACAGTTGGGTGTGGTTTCGTTTGATATTCCAATTCCTCTGAAAATTCTGTCGGAGACTCcataattaaatgaaataaagcATTTCGTGAAACATCATCATCCGCATAAACAACGTTGCCTATACGCGGTTATAGAGTTAGACTAACCCTTTGCCAGTTTTCGCTTCTTA
Above is a genomic segment from Schizosaccharomyces pombe strain 972h- genome assembly, chromosome: III containing:
- the cbc3 gene encoding RNA cap binding protein cbc3, which encodes MDIVAETQIEEESLIPDATSTPLETEVVADTTLRKTALHLAGVDNLSEEQVKGFISAYAPESQCTIEWINDNECNVVYADDDVSRNALFHLIMESPTEFSEELEYQTKPHPTVPTCQFKIRYARYGDKKVKSAHLYSRYYLFHGDPREEKAQKSKSKSRNQDERGSPLDERLGPKVSDLTLMERIFQVRRKPRKSRRDRRSRVSKR